One Fulvia fulva chromosome 12, complete sequence genomic region harbors:
- a CDS encoding Cytochrome b2, mitochondrial, translating to MSDQRLLSVEEISKHNTPEDCWIVVEGNVWDMTDFAPEHPGAPEIIWKHAGRDATTSYLSIHTPSLLPTNLDTSKLIGQVDKRTITEEWQKPPPSITPELQLNEKPSLSAVINADDFEKIAEKTTNKKTWAFYSSADTNCLTRDRNRDYFGRIWFRPRLLRDVKNVDTSTTILGHDAGAPIFVAPAAMVKLIHPEGEKAISRGCVKERIPQGISTNASFPVEEIVQSMPRGGHAFFFQLYVNKDRSKSEALLRHVRSLGIDAILVTVDAPMPGKREADERVKMDENLSTPMSGQKGSNDRRGGGIGRLMGGYIAPDFTWDEFAWLRKHWDGKIVAKGVQSWQDAKMCADHKLDGVLLSNHGGRNLDTSPPAIMTLLECQANCPEVFAQLEVLVDSGIRRGSDVLKCLCLGATAVGLGRPFLFAANYGEEGVEHLIDIIKTELATAMALVGITDLSQCHSGLVSTLDLDHLVSRGEAHPYATGRRMQAMKSRL from the exons ATGAGTGACCAAAGACTCCTCTCAGTCGAGGAGATTTCCAAACATAACACACCAGAAGATTGTTGGATCGTAGTGGAAGGCAATGTGTGGGACATGACAGACTTTGCTCCCGAGCATCCGGGTGCACCAGAAA TCATCTGGAAGCATGCCGGCCGCGATGCAACGACGTCCTACCTCTCAATCCATACGCCCTCCCTCCTACCTACGAACCTCGATACCTCCAAGTTGATAGGCCAAGTCGACAAGCGAACCATTACCGAAGAATGGCAGAAGCCTCCGCCGAGCATCACACCTGAGCTGCAATTGAACGAGAAGCCATCCCTATCGGCAGTGATCAACGCCGACGACTTTGAGAAGATTGCCGAGAAGACCACAAACAAGAAGACTTGGGCTTTCTATTCCTCAGCAGACACGAACTGCTTGACACGGGACAGAAACAGAGACTACTTTGGCAGAATATGGTTCAGACCAAGGCTCCTTCGAGACGTGAAGAATGTGGACACATCAACGACTATCCTGGGGCATGATGCTGGGGCACCGATCTTTGTGGCTCCGGCAGCGATGGTCAAGCTGATCCATCCAGAAGGCGAGAAGGCCATCTCTCGCGGCTGCGTGAAAGAGCGGATACCACAAGGCATATCGACCAACGCCTCGTTCCCAGTCGAGGAGATCGTACAGTCCATGCCTCGCGGAGGCCACGCGTTCTTCTTCCAGCTCTACGTCAACAAAGACCGCAGCAAGAGCGAAGCTCTTCTCCGGCACGTCCGAAGTCTCGGAATCGACGCGATCCTCGTGACCGTCGACGCACCCATGCCAGGAAAGCGAGAAGCCGATGAAAGAGTCAAGATGGACGAGAATCTGAGCACACCGATGTCCGGCCAGAAGGGCAGCAACGATCGCAGAGGTGGTGGGATCGGAAGATTGATGGGTGGATACATCGCTCCCGACTTCACGTGGGATGAGTTCGCGTGGTTGAGGAAGCACTGGGATGGCAAGATTGTGGCGAAGGGCGTGCAGAGCTGGCAAGATGCGAAGATGTGTGCAGACCATAAACTCGATGGCGTTCTCTTGTCGAATCATGGCGGGAGAAATCTCGACACGAGTCCGCCTGCGATCATGACTCTGTTGGAATGCCAGGCGAACTGTCCGGAGGTCTTTGCTCAGCTGGAAGTGCTTGTCGACAGTGGCATTCGCCGAGGGTCAGATGTATTGAAGTGCTTGTGTCTTGGTGCGACCGCTGTCGGGCTGGGGAGACCATTCCTGTTCGCTGCCAACTATGGTGAAGAAGGAGTTGAGCACTTGATTGACATCATCAAGACTGAGCTGGCGACTGCGATGGCGTTGGTGGGCATCACGGATCTATCGCAATGTCATTCCGGCTTGGTGAGCACGCTTGATCTGGACCATCTCGTCAGCAGAGGAGAGGCGCACCCGTATGCCACTGGGAGGAGGATGCAGGCGATGAAGAGTCGGCTGTGA